Sequence from the Caldisericaceae bacterium genome:
AACGAGTTCTGCAACACTTATTTCGGTAATGTATACAATACTTACAATAGTGGTTGCCTTAATTTTTGCGGTGATCCTTTTAATATTACCCCATCCATTTTTAAAAAGCATAAGAGGAACATTTATTTTTTCAATCATTGTGCTTGCCTTTTTGTTTTCAAGTTTTGCTCTTTTCCTTATGGTGAACCCAACTAAAGCAAAACGGTTAGTAAGTCTTCTTTTTAAGAAGTTTTCCCTAAAGGTTGATTTATTAAAAATTAATCTTGAAATTGATGCTTTTTCAGAGGGCTTAAGATTCATCATAAAAGATAAAAAACATTTAATCAATCTCGTATTAGTAAATTTGGTAAGCCAATTTCTTCATAATTTGATTGGTTTAACGAGTCTTAAGGCTATAGGGATACAATTCGATTTTTATGAAGCATTAATAACACAAATTGCGTCAAGTTTTGTTGCAACAATTGGCATTATTCCAGGAGGGATGGGGATAACTGAGGGAACATACCTACTTTTGTTTATACCAATTGCTCTTAAGTATGCACCTCTTCAAACATTTCTTTTTAGAATGTTTTCTTACTACATTCCTTCTATCCTGGGTGCAATAGTGTTTTATAAAACTTTAGGGTCTTTTACAGAAGAGGTATTTAAAAACAGCAGTTTACTTCGTGATGAAGGTCACTAATGATTGTAAAAATAAATTTGTTTTTTTTATTAAAATTTGTTACAATATACTGGCATGAAGAACCAAAATATATTTATGAAAAGAAAATAGAATAAGAAGGAGGTTAAGTATGTCTCAGATTGATGAAGTAAT
This genomic interval carries:
- a CDS encoding flippase-like domain-containing protein; protein product: MGRSTPKSNDILRRVLLLSLFVFLFLVFLIFKNVSLSELIQRINISWFLMLFLNMFIVILLNGVKFRLLVNSVGNDIPYIDALKIVLSSVFASNITPYYSGGIVAQIYLLKRLKNGTSSATLISVMYTILTIVVALIFAVILLILPHPFLKSIRGTFIFSIIVLAFLFSSFALFLMVNPTKAKRLVSLLFKKFSLKVDLLKINLEIDAFSEGLRFIIKDKKHLINLVLVNLVSQFLHNLIGLTSLKAIGIQFDFYEALITQIASSFVATIGIIPGGMGITEGTYLLLFIPIALKYAPLQTFLFRMFSYYIPSILGAIVFYKTLGSFTEEVFKNSSLLRDEGH